The following are encoded in a window of Microcoleus sp. AS-A8 genomic DNA:
- a CDS encoding M56 family metallopeptidase, producing the protein MHLIMIVAVLSLAWWLRYRYSKPTGNWTQRWQKSLLLFLLPPLLLLMTAIAVLLMGPQGQMVGLHTDGFSYSLVLCCVGLAVGLGVNLATQGWQSLRKIRTYPQINLDGKPARLLDHLTLFSAQIGFWQPELVVSQGLLKKLTHEHLQAVLTHEQAHYYYRDTFWFFWLGWLRQITAWLPNTEALWQELLLLRELRADHWARQRVDSLLLAEALLMVVSTPMMASENFCAAFSRPTPPNRLQERIEALLGESESPTPSRSWTWSWVLLTLLPLIAVPFHS; encoded by the coding sequence ATGCATCTAATCATGATTGTCGCCGTCTTGAGCCTAGCTTGGTGGCTGCGATACCGTTACTCTAAACCCACAGGCAACTGGACTCAGCGCTGGCAAAAAAGTCTATTATTATTTCTCTTACCCCCCTTATTGCTGTTAATGACAGCGATCGCGGTGCTGTTGATGGGGCCACAAGGACAAATGGTTGGCCTGCACACAGACGGGTTTAGTTACTCTCTAGTCCTATGCTGTGTCGGTTTAGCGGTTGGTTTGGGTGTAAACTTAGCGACTCAGGGGTGGCAGTCGCTCAGAAAGATTCGCACTTACCCGCAAATTAACCTGGACGGAAAACCCGCTCGCCTTCTCGATCACCTGACTTTATTTAGTGCTCAGATTGGCTTTTGGCAGCCGGAACTGGTGGTGAGTCAAGGACTGCTCAAGAAGCTAACACATGAGCATCTTCAAGCCGTTTTAACCCACGAACAAGCCCATTACTACTATCGGGATACGTTCTGGTTCTTCTGGCTGGGTTGGCTACGCCAGATAACGGCATGGTTACCGAATACAGAAGCCTTGTGGCAAGAACTCCTGTTATTGCGGGAACTTCGTGCGGATCACTGGGCGCGTCAACGTGTGGATAGCTTATTGTTAGCCGAAGCGCTACTCATGGTGGTTAGTACTCCCATGATGGCATCGGAAAATTTTTGCGCTGCCTTTAGCCGTCCTACCCCCCCAAATCGCTTACAGGAGAGGATCGAGGCGCTTTTAGGAGAGAGCGAATCTCCGACTCCTTCACGTTCTTGGACTTGGAGTTGGGTGCTTTTAACCCTGCTGCCTCTGATTGCTGTGCCCTTTCATAGCTAA
- a CDS encoding BlaI/MecI/CopY family transcriptional regulator: MTSVPNHRPKNLSLGPLETEILNLVWELGSATVKDVHERILADPDRELAYTSVTTVLRRLTEKGWLSCDRPLDAARGDRQGRAFRWTPLVSRAEAQVLQSHDQLNRFLAVSNPDIVAAFADRLDTASLEQIEAIALRIQAARRAREEQE, translated from the coding sequence ATGACTTCTGTACCCAATCACCGTCCCAAAAACCTCTCCCTGGGTCCTTTGGAAACAGAGATTCTCAATCTCGTTTGGGAACTGGGTTCTGCCACTGTTAAGGATGTGCATGAACGCATTTTGGCTGACCCTGATCGGGAGTTAGCTTACACTTCGGTGACTACCGTCCTGCGTCGCCTGACTGAAAAAGGTTGGCTGAGTTGCGATCGTCCTTTAGACGCTGCCAGAGGCGATCGCCAAGGGCGTGCTTTTCGCTGGACACCCTTAGTATCTCGCGCAGAGGCGCAGGTACTCCAATCTCATGACCAACTGAATCGATTTTTGGCTGTTAGTAACCCGGATATTGTTGCGGCTTTTGCGGATCGCTTGGACACTGCCAGTTTAGAGCAAATTGAGGCGATCGCACTTCGGATTCAAGCCGCACGTCGAGCTAGAGAGGAGCAGGAGTGA